A genomic region of Nostoc sp. UHCC 0702 contains the following coding sequences:
- a CDS encoding DUF4397 domain-containing protein: MFLTRRLFLGALTLSLISLTSYPYKSLANSQLSTKPVQEFYTASLLNILDPLLNPYKCTTKLRVINAAVSTASPVDVIVNGKKVLRNVDFRQASKYVDVAPGNIEVLFVQSGTSSTIASRTFTGAPNSAYTVAITGTLQGPSGQPLFNQSPFVIPEDLTQPNPGKFKGRWYRFSETSAVIDFRISKSSSPNVDETRITDLTPKTAIPYPELTAGNYNFNPVLPDQFDPLINNAFNPPITVEVANQQVPAGVIFDVIATGNGLGQAPNSLLLTTASTQTAPPDANGCNQIVQ; encoded by the coding sequence ATGTTTCTAACAAGACGATTATTCTTGGGTGCTTTGACATTATCTTTAATTAGTTTGACTAGTTATCCATACAAAAGTTTAGCCAATTCTCAACTATCTACAAAGCCTGTACAAGAATTTTACACTGCAAGCCTATTAAATATTCTAGATCCTCTTCTAAATCCTTATAAATGCACTACCAAATTAAGAGTTATTAACGCTGCGGTTAGTACTGCATCACCAGTTGATGTCATTGTCAACGGTAAAAAAGTTTTGCGGAATGTAGATTTTCGTCAAGCTAGTAAATATGTAGATGTAGCACCAGGAAATATTGAGGTACTTTTTGTGCAATCTGGTACTAGCAGTACAATTGCTTCTAGAACCTTTACAGGAGCGCCTAATAGTGCTTATACAGTAGCGATAACAGGAACACTACAAGGCCCCTCAGGTCAACCATTATTTAATCAATCACCCTTTGTGATTCCAGAGGATTTAACACAGCCTAATCCAGGTAAATTTAAAGGACGTTGGTATCGCTTTTCGGAAACTAGCGCTGTTATAGATTTCCGTATTAGCAAATCCTCTAGCCCAAATGTGGATGAAACTCGTATCACAGACCTAACACCCAAAACTGCTATTCCTTACCCAGAACTTACGGCTGGTAATTATAACTTCAATCCAGTTCTACCTGACCAATTTGACCCATTAATCAATAATGCCTTCAACCCACCAATCACAGTAGAAGTTGCGAATCAACAAGTCCCGGCCGGAGTCATTTTTGATGTAATTGCTACAGGTAATGGCTTAGGCCAAGCACCTAACTCACTGCTACTCACAACTGCCTCAACACAAACAGCGCCTCCTGATGCTAATGGGTGTAATCAGATTGTGCAGTAA